The following is a genomic window from Candidatus Paceibacterota bacterium.
GAGAATCCTCAAACCCAAGATAAATCCGTTCTATCTTCTGATTTTTCAATTCTTTTATGGCTGGTTGTAAATCCGAATCAGAACTTGCTATAATCGCTGTCTTTAATTCTTTTTTATTGCCAAAGGTAATCATATCAACGGCAATCTTAACATCTACTCCCTTTTCTTTAAATATTAAAAAACTATGACCTTTGGGGCATTTTCCTTCGTGTCCTCTCACTTTACCAGCATAAATAACTTCAAATCCTTGTTCTTCTAAATGTTTTTTTAATTTTCTTTGTTTTTCCACTAATTCAGTAGATTTTTCTTCTGTTTCTTTGTGTTTAGAAACCCTGCCTATATAAAATAATTTTCTATCTATATCAACTCCTGATAAGACTTTATCTAATAGGCCAGAAAAATTATAAATAGAGAAATCTACTTCTTTCTCTTTTTTTCCAGTAGAATTAAGAATAGAGTTTATTTTGCTAATAAAATTGCGACCATCTATAAAAATTATTGTTTTCATAAAATAAAACCTCAGCGGACCTTACGGCTGGCTGAGGCGTTTCTAGTTTTATAATATATCATCATATCTTTTTGTCAATATTTTAAATAAATAATTCTTGTGATTTTTTTATATCGGATATTTTACTTAAAGATAAAAGTGCCCCTTCGTGATCTTTAATATTTCCAGCAATACAACAATCAGAAACAATAGTCACCTTATAATCTCTATCATGAGCATCTCTTACCGTGCTCGAAACTGCCAAATCAGTGGCAACCCCTGCTATAATAACCGATTTTATATTATTATTTTTTAAAACCAAATCTAACGATGTAGAATAAAAGGCACTAACTCTGTGTTTTATAATTATAATATCTTCCTCTTTTATATCTATTTCTTTATAAAAGTCAGTTGCCCATGTATTTAATTTTAATGCTTGGAATTCTTTCGCCTTTCCAAACAAAGGAGATTCTTTTGGTTGTTCATTATAATTTTTCGAAAAGCCAACCTTAACATGAATAATTAAAATATTTTTTTGACGAGCTTTTTCAATAATAAAAGAAATATTTTTAAAAACATTATTCTCTTTTGCAAAAGAAAAATAACCCTTTGATGATAGCTTTCCTTTTTCATTAACTATTTCATTTATAAAGTCTATTAATATAAGAGCCGTATTCATAAATCTATTAAATAATTTTTAAATTTATTACTAAATATTACCAAAAATATTTCTATATTGCAAAAAATAAAAATTATACTAAAAAATAACAAAAAATAAATTTGAAATAAACAGAAAAATAGACTATTATTCACTAGAAACAAACTAACCAAAAAAAATATGTTATCAATCGGAATAGTAGGCCTTCCAAACGTAGGCAAATCAACCTTCTTCAAAACAGTGACAAAAAAACAGGTTGATTGCGCTAATTATCCTTTTTGCACCATTGATCCCAATGTAGGCGTTGTTATTGTTCCTGACGAAAGAATAGACAAGCTTGCAGAATTATCAAAATCAGAAAAAAAAACATACGCAACAGTTGAGTTTATAGACATAGCCGGACTTGTTAAGGGGGCAAGCAAGGGAGAAGGTCTGGGAAACAAATTCTTGGCAAACATCAGAGAAGTCGATGCAATAATATACGTATTGCGCTTTTTTACAAAAAAAGACGTTTTAAGCGTGGAAAGTGAAGTTAACCCTTTAAAAGAAAAAGAAATACTTGATACAGAGCTTATCTTAAAAGACATCGAAACAATAGAAAAAAGAATACATAGCATTAAGAAAGAAAAAACAAAGGAAGCACTAAG
Proteins encoded in this region:
- a CDS encoding NYN domain-containing protein, whose translation is MKTIIFIDGRNFISKINSILNSTGKKEKEVDFSIYNFSGLLDKVLSGVDIDRKLFYIGRVSKHKETEEKSTELVEKQRKLKKHLEEQGFEVIYAGKVRGHEGKCPKGHSFLIFKEKGVDVKIAVDMITFGNKKELKTAIIASSDSDLQPAIKELKNQKIERIYLGFEDSPNKGITFTTNRTILIRNSEVTEFIGKTLI
- a CDS encoding cysteine hydrolase family protein, whose amino-acid sequence is MNTALILIDFINEIVNEKGKLSSKGYFSFAKENNVFKNISFIIEKARQKNILIIHVKVGFSKNYNEQPKESPLFGKAKEFQALKLNTWATDFYKEIDIKEEDIIIIKHRVSAFYSTSLDLVLKNNNIKSVIIAGVATDLAVSSTVRDAHDRDYKVTIVSDCCIAGNIKDHEGALLSLSKISDIKKSQELFI